A stretch of the Streptomyces ortus genome encodes the following:
- a CDS encoding EamA/RhaT family transporter encodes MPSATPATPAGGASTTGPHPEPIRFFAVTWVNHDGGYAVRRAAVTAGSLVAIAVSCLVLRFAYEGLEIAAVGGFVTALVVVMSAVCSALAFRHTWAGYARRPDPDSQSALRGLLTIGFVGALAAYFLRSLTEAPGEALHRTEYETARRRPRTAR; translated from the coding sequence ATGCCCTCCGCAACCCCCGCGACCCCCGCAGGCGGCGCAAGCACCACGGGCCCCCACCCCGAGCCGATCCGCTTCTTCGCGGTGACCTGGGTGAACCACGACGGCGGCTACGCGGTCCGCCGCGCCGCCGTGACCGCCGGTTCGCTCGTTGCGATCGCGGTGAGTTGTCTGGTGCTGCGCTTCGCGTACGAGGGGCTGGAGATCGCGGCCGTGGGCGGTTTCGTCACCGCACTGGTGGTGGTGATGTCCGCCGTCTGCAGCGCCCTCGCGTTCCGCCACACCTGGGCGGGCTATGCGAGGCGTCCGGATCCGGACAGCCAGTCCGCTCTGCGGGGGCTGCTGACCATCGGTTTCGTGGGCGCCCTCGCGGCCTACTTCCTCCGCTCGCTGACGGAGGCGCCGGGCGAGGCCCTGCACCGCACCGAGTACGAAACGGCCCGCCGCCGCCCCCGGACGGCCAGGTAG
- a CDS encoding ABC transporter permease — MTRPPTPEATTTAAPCKSPSTHPEPHAINLARTTATATRVLRQLRHDPRTIALMILIPCLMLLLLRYVFDGSPRTFDSIGASLLGIFPLITMFLVTSIATLRERTSGTLERLLAMPLGKGDLIAGYALAFGAVAVVQSVLATGLAVWALGLDVTGSAWLLLLVALLDALLGTALGLFVSAFASSEFQAVQFMPAVIFPQLLLCGLFTPRSEMHPVLEGISNVLPMSYAVDGMNEVLKHTDVTATFVRDALIVAACALLVLTLGAATLRRRTA, encoded by the coding sequence ATGACCCGTCCGCCGACCCCTGAAGCGACCACGACCGCCGCCCCGTGTAAGAGCCCGTCCACGCACCCCGAGCCGCACGCGATCAACCTCGCCCGCACCACCGCCACCGCGACCCGGGTCCTGCGCCAGCTCCGCCACGACCCGCGCACGATCGCGCTGATGATCCTCATCCCGTGTCTGATGCTCCTGCTGCTCCGCTACGTCTTCGACGGCAGTCCGCGCACCTTCGACTCCATCGGCGCCTCACTGCTCGGCATCTTCCCCCTCATCACGATGTTCCTGGTGACCTCCATCGCCACCCTGCGCGAACGCACCTCCGGCACCCTGGAACGCCTCCTCGCCATGCCCCTCGGCAAGGGCGACCTCATCGCCGGCTACGCCCTCGCGTTCGGAGCGGTTGCCGTCGTCCAGTCCGTCCTCGCCACCGGCCTCGCCGTCTGGGCCCTCGGCCTCGACGTCACCGGCTCCGCCTGGCTGCTCCTCCTGGTCGCGCTCCTCGACGCCCTGCTCGGCACCGCCCTCGGCCTCTTCGTCTCGGCGTTCGCGTCCTCGGAGTTCCAGGCCGTCCAGTTCATGCCGGCCGTGATCTTCCCCCAGCTCCTCCTCTGCGGCCTGTTCACCCCGCGCTCCGAGATGCACCCCGTACTCGAAGGCATCTCGAACGTCCTCCCCATGTCGTACGCCGTCGACGGCATGAACGAAGTCCTCAAGCACACCGACGTCACCGCCACGTTCGTCCGGGACGCCCTGATCGTCGCCGCCTGCGCCCTCCTCGTACTGACCCTGGGCGCGGCCACCCTCCGCCGCCGCACCGCCTGA
- a CDS encoding serine/threonine-protein kinase, with amino-acid sequence MPPRRIAGSAAGSDPEAELPEYAGQYRLESRLGSGGMGVVHLARSASGLRLAVKVINVEFARDAEFRGRFKQEVAAARRVSGAFTAPVVDADPEADRPWMATLFIPGPTLAEHVKRNGSLSSAQLRQVMAGLAEALRDIHRAGVVHRDLKPSNVLLAEDGPKVIDFGISRPSDSELRTETGKLIGTPPFMAPEQFRRPREVGPAADIFALGSVLVHAATGRGPFDSDSPYVVAYQVVHDEPDLTDVPDDLAPLIARCLAKEPGERPTPDELMAELRHVSSLYDTQAFIPAQRAAETAETAAEPSAGIPAPSAEAVADSRDRTTHVRGKLRTPAGSDGSDTGADPKPGADPKPGTDRRPGSGRFRRRGVLVGAFGGVVALAVGGALLAGLPGDDGSGRRPGSGAGGTGASAGEAFRPWVTKVGTGRDAMAKCTYGGGALLCAGPGVLAGALGPRDGKARWTRPAKNGEDGQVSAPVLSGGLVHTVTAAGGQLVALDPDTGRTRWKLDTAAYGGGARYAGDTVLLTAGDGTVTGIDGRTGERLWQGRPAGGAQPAFAYFGGELAYATTLTPDGTGTRVIAVDPRTGDVRWRHRLDGLLTPVGTRRGTLWLTAVNASQETRSIVGYTPDGTSDGGKEQRIPLDLPLPSASAALHGDAVYLLAAGGALVAVDIEAGKQRWRRETSVSRASAPAADDRNVYVSAPDGRLLAADVRTGRLVGQTPTRLGDDGERVVAEVLAPMVVGDRVYASAPDGSVFGVDARRPADW; translated from the coding sequence ATGCCGCCAAGACGCATCGCCGGATCGGCTGCCGGGTCGGATCCAGAAGCGGAACTTCCCGAGTACGCAGGGCAGTACCGCCTTGAGTCGCGCCTCGGCTCGGGCGGCATGGGCGTGGTCCATCTGGCCCGCTCGGCGTCGGGACTGCGGCTCGCGGTGAAGGTCATCAACGTCGAGTTCGCCAGGGACGCGGAGTTCAGAGGGCGGTTCAAGCAGGAGGTGGCTGCCGCGCGGCGGGTCAGCGGTGCGTTCACCGCGCCCGTCGTGGACGCCGACCCCGAGGCGGACCGGCCCTGGATGGCCACCCTCTTCATTCCGGGACCGACGCTCGCGGAGCACGTGAAGCGGAACGGTTCGCTGTCGTCCGCGCAGTTGCGTCAGGTGATGGCCGGGCTCGCAGAGGCGTTGCGCGACATCCACCGTGCCGGTGTGGTGCACCGCGACCTCAAGCCGAGCAACGTCCTTCTCGCCGAGGACGGCCCCAAGGTCATCGACTTCGGTATCTCGCGGCCGTCGGACAGCGAACTGCGCACGGAGACGGGCAAGTTGATCGGCACTCCGCCCTTCATGGCCCCCGAGCAGTTCCGCCGCCCGCGCGAGGTGGGACCGGCCGCCGACATCTTCGCGCTCGGGTCCGTCCTGGTGCACGCGGCGACCGGGCGCGGGCCCTTCGACTCCGACAGTCCCTATGTCGTGGCCTACCAGGTGGTGCACGACGAACCGGATCTGACGGACGTCCCCGACGACCTGGCTCCGCTGATCGCCCGCTGCCTCGCCAAGGAACCCGGCGAACGGCCGACGCCCGACGAGCTCATGGCCGAACTGCGGCATGTCTCGTCCCTCTACGACACGCAGGCCTTCATACCGGCACAGCGCGCGGCGGAGACGGCGGAGACGGCGGCGGAGCCCTCGGCGGGCATACCCGCGCCTTCGGCGGAAGCCGTGGCCGACTCCCGCGACCGTACGACTCACGTGCGCGGCAAGCTGCGTACGCCTGCGGGATCCGACGGCTCGGATACAGGCGCGGATCCGAAGCCGGGGGCGGATCCGAAGCCGGGGACGGATCGGAGGCCGGGTTCGGGGCGTTTCCGGCGCCGGGGCGTTCTCGTCGGCGCGTTCGGGGGCGTGGTCGCGCTCGCGGTCGGTGGTGCGCTGCTGGCCGGGCTGCCGGGTGACGACGGTTCCGGACGGCGACCGGGCTCGGGAGCGGGTGGCACGGGCGCGTCCGCCGGGGAGGCGTTCCGGCCGTGGGTCACGAAGGTGGGTACGGGCCGGGACGCCATGGCCAAGTGCACGTACGGCGGTGGAGCCCTGCTCTGTGCCGGTCCCGGTGTACTCGCCGGCGCCCTCGGCCCGCGGGACGGAAAGGCGCGGTGGACACGCCCGGCGAAGAACGGGGAGGACGGTCAGGTCTCCGCGCCCGTCCTGTCCGGCGGCCTCGTGCACACGGTCACCGCGGCCGGCGGGCAGTTGGTCGCCCTCGACCCTGACACGGGCCGAACCCGCTGGAAGCTGGACACCGCGGCGTACGGGGGCGGTGCGCGGTACGCGGGCGACACCGTGCTGCTGACCGCGGGCGACGGCACGGTCACCGGCATCGACGGACGGACCGGGGAGCGGCTCTGGCAGGGCCGCCCGGCCGGCGGGGCCCAGCCCGCCTTCGCGTACTTCGGCGGCGAACTCGCGTACGCGACGACGCTGACGCCCGACGGTACGGGCACGCGGGTGATCGCGGTGGATCCACGGACCGGGGACGTGCGCTGGCGGCACCGCCTCGACGGGCTGCTCACCCCGGTCGGTACGCGCAGGGGCACTCTCTGGCTGACCGCCGTGAACGCGTCCCAGGAGACACGGAGCATCGTCGGCTACACACCGGACGGCACGTCGGACGGTGGGAAGGAGCAGCGGATTCCGCTCGACCTGCCGCTGCCGTCCGCCTCGGCCGCCCTGCACGGTGACGCGGTCTATTTACTGGCCGCGGGAGGCGCGCTGGTGGCCGTCGACATCGAGGCGGGCAAGCAGCGCTGGCGTCGTGAGACCTCGGTCAGCAGGGCCTCGGCGCCGGCCGCCGACGACCGGAACGTGTACGTCAGCGCCCCGGACGGACGGCTGCTCGCGGCCGATGTGCGTACCGGCAGGCTCGTGGGGCAGACCCCGACCCGGCTCGGCGACGACGGCGAACGGGTCGTGGCCGAGGTGCTCGCGCCCATGGTCGTGGGCGACCGGGTCTACGCGAGCGCGCCCGACGGCAGCGTCTTCGGCGTCGACGCCCGCAGGCCCGCCGACTGGTGA
- the trpS gene encoding tryptophan--tRNA ligase: MKRVFSGIKPTGHLTLGNYLGAMRRWSEVDQHEADALFCVVDLHALTVDHDPGRVRRLSRQAATLLLATGLDPRLCTVFVQSHVDEHARLSYLLECVATDGEMRRMIQYKEKAAAERARGGSVRLSLLTYPVLMAADILAYGTDEVPVGDDQTQHVELTRDLAVRFNQRYGRTFVVPRTTHPEVAARVMNLQDPTSKMGKSDDVGPGVVYLLDEPETVRKKIMRAVTDSGSDVVHDREARPGVSNLLEILAACEGGDPEELAGAYETYGSLKKETAEAVVELLKPVQRRHQELCADPSYVEGVLREGAERAREMARPRVDAAYRAIGLLPAG; this comes from the coding sequence ATGAAGCGGGTCTTCAGCGGGATCAAGCCGACCGGGCATCTGACGTTGGGCAACTACCTGGGGGCGATGCGGCGCTGGAGCGAGGTCGACCAGCACGAGGCCGACGCGTTGTTCTGTGTCGTCGACCTGCACGCGCTGACCGTGGACCACGATCCCGGGCGGGTGCGCAGGCTGAGCCGGCAGGCGGCCACCCTGTTGCTGGCCACCGGGCTCGATCCCCGGCTGTGCACCGTCTTCGTACAGAGTCATGTGGATGAGCACGCGCGGTTGTCGTATCTGCTGGAGTGCGTGGCCACGGACGGCGAGATGCGCCGGATGATCCAGTACAAGGAGAAGGCGGCGGCCGAGCGGGCGCGGGGCGGGAGTGTGCGGCTGTCGCTGCTCACGTATCCCGTGCTGATGGCGGCGGACATCCTGGCGTACGGGACCGACGAGGTGCCGGTGGGGGACGACCAGACCCAGCATGTGGAGCTGACGCGGGATCTCGCGGTGCGGTTCAACCAGCGGTACGGGCGGACGTTCGTGGTGCCTCGGACCACGCATCCCGAGGTGGCGGCGCGGGTCATGAATCTGCAGGATCCGACGTCGAAGATGGGGAAGTCCGACGACGTGGGGCCCGGAGTCGTCTATCTGCTCGACGAGCCCGAGACCGTGCGGAAGAAGATCATGCGGGCCGTCACGGACAGCGGGAGCGATGTCGTCCACGACCGGGAGGCCCGGCCCGGGGTCTCCAATCTGCTGGAGATCCTCGCGGCCTGTGAGGGTGGGGATCCGGAGGAACTGGCCGGTGCGTACGAGACGTACGGATCCCTGAAGAAGGAGACCGCCGAGGCCGTGGTGGAGCTCCTCAAACCCGTACAGCGGAGGCACCAGGAGCTGTGCGCCGATCCCTCGTACGTGGAAGGGGTGTTGCGCGAGGGTGCGGAGAGGGCGAGGGAGATGGCGCGGCCGAGGGTGGACGCGGCGTACCGGGCGATCGGGCTGCTGCCCGCGGGGTGA
- the proC gene encoding pyrroline-5-carboxylate reductase: protein MTQKVAVLGTGKIGEALLSGMIRAGWAPADLLVTARRPERAQELQERHGVTPVTNQEAAKTADTLILTVKPQDMGTLLDELAPHVPADRLVISGAAGIPTSFFEERLAQRTPVVRVMTNTPALVDEAMSVISAGSHATAAHLAHAEEIFGAVGKTLRVPESQQDACTALSGSGPAYFFYLVEAMTDAGILLGLPRDKAHDLIVQSAIGAAVMLRDSGEHPVKLRENVTSPAGTTINAIRELENHGVRAALIAALEAARDRSRALASGNS, encoded by the coding sequence ATGACCCAGAAAGTCGCAGTGCTCGGCACCGGCAAGATCGGCGAGGCCCTGCTCAGCGGAATGATCCGGGCCGGCTGGGCCCCCGCCGACCTCCTGGTCACGGCCCGCCGCCCCGAGCGCGCCCAGGAACTCCAGGAACGCCACGGCGTCACCCCGGTCACCAATCAGGAGGCCGCCAAGACGGCGGACACGCTGATCCTCACGGTCAAGCCCCAGGACATGGGTACCCTCCTCGACGAACTCGCCCCGCACGTCCCCGCCGACCGCCTGGTCATCAGCGGCGCCGCGGGCATCCCCACCTCCTTCTTCGAGGAACGTCTCGCCCAGCGCACCCCCGTCGTCCGCGTCATGACGAACACCCCCGCCCTCGTCGACGAGGCCATGTCCGTCATCTCCGCGGGCAGCCACGCCACCGCCGCCCACCTCGCGCACGCCGAGGAGATCTTCGGCGCGGTCGGCAAGACGCTCCGCGTCCCCGAGTCCCAGCAGGACGCCTGCACCGCCCTCTCCGGCTCCGGTCCGGCGTACTTCTTCTACCTGGTCGAGGCCATGACGGACGCCGGCATCCTGCTCGGCCTGCCCCGCGACAAGGCGCACGACCTGATCGTCCAGTCCGCGATCGGCGCCGCCGTGATGCTCCGCGACAGCGGCGAGCACCCCGTGAAGCTCCGCGAGAACGTCACGTCCCCCGCGGGCACCACGATCAACGCCATCCGCGAACTGGAGAACCACGGCGTACGGGCCGCCCTCATCGCGGCCCTCGAAGCGGCCCGCGACCGCAGCCGCGCACTGGCCTCCGGCAACAGCTAG
- a CDS encoding ABC transporter ATP-binding protein, with amino-acid sequence MMNNASGAPAPAPPPPHHPGPAVHAAGLTVVRGPRQVLRGLDFDIPRGRITGLLGPSGCGKSTLMRSIAGTQAKVTGTLDVLGLPAGHAALRSRIGYVTQAPSVYDDLSVRQNLDYFAAILDPGRTAADRRRENVEHAIADVDLASHADALAGNLSGGQRSRVSLAVALLGTPELLVLDEPTVGLDPVLRRDLWQLFHTIAADRGATLLVSSHVMDEAERCHRLLLMREGEILAADTPDALRTRTGTDTVEAAFLHLVDEAIATAADNRSQQPDQPHQPRKESVR; translated from the coding sequence ATGATGAATAATGCGTCCGGCGCCCCTGCCCCCGCACCCCCCCCCCCCCACCACCCCGGCCCAGCCGTCCACGCCGCCGGCCTCACCGTCGTCCGAGGCCCCCGCCAAGTCCTGCGCGGCCTCGACTTCGACATCCCCCGCGGCCGGATCACCGGCCTGCTCGGCCCCTCCGGCTGCGGCAAATCCACCCTGATGAGGTCGATCGCCGGTACCCAGGCCAAGGTCACCGGCACCCTGGACGTCCTCGGCCTCCCGGCGGGCCACGCCGCACTCCGCTCCCGCATCGGCTACGTCACCCAGGCACCCTCCGTCTACGACGACCTGTCGGTCCGCCAGAACCTGGACTACTTCGCCGCGATCCTCGATCCCGGCCGCACCGCCGCCGACCGCCGCCGCGAGAACGTCGAGCACGCCATCGCCGACGTGGACCTCGCCTCCCACGCCGACGCCCTCGCGGGCAACCTCTCCGGCGGCCAGCGCAGCCGCGTCTCCCTCGCCGTGGCCCTCCTCGGCACCCCGGAACTCCTCGTCCTCGACGAACCCACGGTCGGCCTCGACCCCGTACTCCGCCGCGACCTCTGGCAGCTCTTCCACACCATCGCCGCCGACCGGGGCGCCACCCTCCTCGTCTCCTCCCACGTCATGGACGAGGCCGAGCGCTGCCACCGCCTGCTCCTGATGCGCGAGGGCGAGATCCTCGCCGCCGACACCCCGGACGCCCTGCGCACCCGTACCGGAACCGACACCGTCGAAGCGGCCTTCCTCCACCTGGTCGACGAGGCGATCGCCACCGCCGCGGACAACCGTTCCCAGCAGCCCGACCAGCCCCACCAGCCGCGCAAGGAGTCCGTCCGATGA
- a CDS encoding TetR/AcrR family transcriptional regulator: MSAAAPAPRRRGRPSRTDAQDAPAARDRILAAAREEFAERGFEKTSMRAIAKAADVDSALVHHYFGTKEQVFEASIAVVVGPLLSAPDSVGEGPLDGVGERLARFFFGVWENPATRKALLAIVRSAVNNETAAGVFRRLISTQLLRRIALQLDLPDAELRAELAAAQLVGIAMLRYVIKVEPLASAAPEQIIDRVSPVIQSHLTAP; encoded by the coding sequence ATGAGCGCCGCCGCCCCCGCCCCGCGACGCCGCGGACGCCCCTCCCGTACGGACGCACAGGACGCCCCCGCGGCCCGCGACCGCATCCTGGCGGCGGCCCGCGAGGAGTTCGCGGAACGGGGCTTCGAGAAGACCTCCATGCGCGCCATCGCGAAGGCGGCGGACGTGGACTCGGCGCTCGTACATCACTACTTCGGTACGAAGGAGCAGGTTTTCGAGGCGTCCATCGCGGTCGTCGTCGGCCCCCTCCTGAGCGCGCCCGACTCGGTCGGTGAAGGCCCCCTCGACGGCGTGGGCGAGCGGCTGGCCCGCTTCTTCTTCGGCGTCTGGGAGAACCCGGCCACCCGCAAGGCCCTGCTCGCGATCGTCCGCTCGGCGGTGAACAACGAGACCGCGGCCGGTGTCTTCCGCCGCCTGATCTCCACCCAGCTGCTGCGCAGAATCGCCCTCCAGCTGGACCTCCCGGACGCCGAACTGCGCGCGGAACTGGCTGCCGCGCAACTCGTGGGCATCGCGATGCTGCGGTACGTGATCAAGGTGGAACCCCTCGCCTCCGCCGCCCCGGAACAGATCATCGACCGGGTCTCCCCGGTGATCCAGTCCCACCTGACAGCCCCCTGA
- a CDS encoding sugar phosphate isomerase/epimerase family protein, protein MAEPVVRIPDAKVALSTASVYPESTATAFEIAARLGYDGVEVMVWTDPVSQDIEALRRLSDYHRIPILAVHAPCLLITQRVWSTDPWIKLQRARAAAEKLGASTVVVHPPFRWQRQYSRDFVTGIWQMANETDVRFAVENMYPWRYRDREMLAYAPDWDVTKDDYRHFTIDLSHTATARTDALQMVDRMSDRLGHVHLADGSGSLKDEHLVPGRGTQPCAELLERLALSGYDGHVVIEVNTRRAMSGAEREADLAEALAFTRLHLASAVRVPRT, encoded by the coding sequence GTGGCAGAACCAGTCGTGCGCATCCCGGATGCGAAGGTCGCCCTGTCCACGGCCTCCGTCTATCCGGAGTCGACGGCGACGGCCTTCGAGATCGCCGCACGCCTCGGCTACGACGGCGTCGAGGTGATGGTGTGGACCGACCCCGTCAGCCAGGACATCGAAGCCCTGCGCCGCCTCAGCGACTACCACCGGATCCCGATCCTCGCCGTACACGCCCCCTGCCTGCTCATCACCCAGCGCGTATGGTCCACCGACCCGTGGATCAAACTCCAGCGCGCCCGCGCGGCAGCCGAGAAGCTCGGGGCGAGCACGGTCGTCGTCCACCCCCCGTTCCGCTGGCAGCGCCAGTACTCCCGTGACTTCGTCACCGGAATCTGGCAGATGGCCAACGAGACGGACGTACGATTCGCCGTCGAAAACATGTACCCCTGGCGCTACCGCGATCGCGAGATGCTCGCGTACGCACCCGACTGGGACGTGACGAAGGACGACTACCGGCACTTCACGATCGATCTGAGCCACACCGCGACGGCCCGCACCGACGCGCTCCAGATGGTCGACCGCATGAGCGACCGCCTCGGCCATGTCCATCTCGCCGACGGCAGCGGCTCCCTCAAGGACGAGCACCTGGTCCCCGGCCGCGGCACCCAGCCCTGCGCCGAACTGCTCGAACGGCTCGCCCTGTCCGGCTACGACGGCCACGTCGTCATCGAGGTCAACACCCGCCGCGCCATGTCGGGCGCCGAGCGGGAGGCGGATCTCGCGGAGGCGCTGGCCTTCACCCGCCTCCACCTGGCCTCGGCGGTCCGGGTCCCGCGTACATGA
- a CDS encoding SH3 domain-containing protein: MAVEEAREATEPEAAEAAEAVEGNAVSEAARAAAAVAAQALYSIAPGHTLNVRSGPGTQYRLIRTLAPGSRVPIFCQRPGETISGPYGTTKIWDNIEVGEYVSDAYVHTGSDGYVASRCA; the protein is encoded by the coding sequence ATGGCAGTCGAAGAGGCCAGAGAAGCCACCGAGCCCGAAGCGGCCGAGGCGGCCGAGGCGGTCGAGGGGAACGCGGTGAGCGAGGCGGCCCGGGCAGCCGCGGCGGTAGCGGCCCAGGCGCTCTACTCGATCGCACCCGGCCACACCCTGAACGTCCGCAGCGGCCCCGGCACCCAGTACCGCCTGATCCGCACGCTGGCGCCGGGCTCCAGGGTGCCGATCTTCTGCCAGCGCCCGGGGGAGACGATCAGCGGTCCCTACGGGACGACGAAGATCTGGGACAACATCGAGGTCGGGGAGTACGTCTCCGACGCGTACGTGCACACGGGCAGCGACGGTTACGTGGCATCACGCTGCGCCTGA
- the ilvD gene encoding dihydroxy-acid dehydratase, with translation MPELRSRTVTHGRNMAGARALMRASGVPGADIGRKPIIAVANSFTEFVPGHTHLQPVGRIVSEAITAAGGIPREFNTIAVDDGIAMGHGGMLYSLPSRDLIADSVEYMVEAHCADALICISNCDKITPGMLMAALRLNIPTVFVSGGPMESGRATLVDGSVRTLDLVDAISDAVNDNISDEDILRIEENACPTCGSCSGMFTANSMNCLTEAIGLSLPGNGSVLATHTARKGLYEDAARTVMDITRRHYEQDDESVLPRNVATFAAFENAMALDIAMGGSTNTILHLLAAAEEAGVPFGLDEINAVSRRVPCLAKVAPNVAKDRTYYMEDVHRAGGIPALLGELHRAGLLNEDVHSVHSPSLADWLKTWDVRGGSPSPEALELWFAAPGGVRSSEAFSQSERWAALDEDAEGGCIRSAEHAYSKDGGLAVLKGNLAVDGCVVKTAGVDESIWTFEGPAVVCESQEEAVDKILKKEITHGDVVVIRYEGPKGGPGMQEMLYPTSFLKGRGLGKTCALITDGRFSGGTSGLSIGHASPEAASGGTIALVRDGDRVRIDIPNRSIELLVSDEELAERREALKGVYAPVARERKVSAALRAYAAMATSADRGAVRDVSLLG, from the coding sequence ATGCCCGAGCTGAGGTCCCGCACAGTCACCCACGGACGCAACATGGCGGGCGCCCGCGCCCTTATGCGCGCCTCCGGTGTACCGGGCGCGGACATCGGCCGTAAGCCGATCATCGCGGTCGCCAACTCCTTCACGGAGTTCGTGCCCGGCCACACCCACCTCCAGCCGGTCGGCCGGATCGTGAGCGAGGCCATCACGGCGGCGGGCGGCATCCCGCGCGAGTTCAACACGATCGCCGTCGACGACGGCATCGCGATGGGCCACGGCGGCATGCTCTACAGCCTCCCCTCCCGCGACCTGATCGCGGACAGCGTGGAGTACATGGTGGAGGCCCACTGCGCCGACGCCCTGATCTGCATCTCGAACTGCGACAAGATCACGCCCGGCATGCTGATGGCGGCCCTGCGCCTGAACATCCCGACGGTCTTCGTCTCCGGCGGCCCCATGGAGTCCGGCCGCGCCACGCTGGTCGACGGCTCGGTCCGCACGCTCGACCTGGTCGACGCGATCTCCGACGCCGTGAACGACAACATCTCGGACGAGGACATCCTCCGTATCGAGGAGAACGCCTGTCCGACCTGCGGTTCGTGTTCGGGCATGTTCACGGCCAACTCCATGAACTGCCTGACCGAGGCCATCGGCCTCTCCCTCCCCGGCAACGGCTCGGTCCTCGCCACGCACACGGCCCGCAAGGGCCTGTACGAGGACGCGGCCCGCACGGTCATGGACATCACCCGCCGCCACTACGAGCAGGACGACGAGTCGGTCCTGCCGCGCAACGTCGCCACGTTCGCGGCCTTCGAGAACGCCATGGCCCTCGACATCGCCATGGGCGGCTCGACCAACACGATCCTGCACCTGCTGGCCGCTGCCGAGGAGGCGGGCGTCCCGTTCGGCCTGGACGAGATCAACGCCGTCTCGCGCCGCGTGCCCTGCCTCGCCAAGGTCGCCCCGAACGTGGCGAAGGACCGCACGTACTACATGGAGGACGTGCACCGGGCCGGCGGCATCCCCGCCCTGCTCGGCGAACTCCACCGCGCCGGCCTGCTGAACGAGGACGTGCACTCGGTGCACAGCCCGTCCCTCGCCGACTGGCTCAAGACCTGGGACGTCCGCGGCGGCTCCCCCTCCCCGGAGGCCCTGGAGCTGTGGTTCGCGGCGCCCGGCGGCGTCCGCTCGTCCGAGGCCTTCTCCCAGTCCGAGCGCTGGGCCGCCCTCGACGAGGACGCGGAGGGCGGCTGCATCCGCTCGGCGGAACACGCGTACTCCAAGGACGGTGGCCTCGCGGTCCTGAAGGGCAACCTCGCCGTCGACGGCTGTGTCGTGAAGACGGCGGGCGTGGACGAGTCGATCTGGACCTTCGAGGGCCCGGCGGTCGTCTGCGAGTCGCAGGAGGAGGCCGTCGACAAGATCCTCAAGAAGGAGATCACGCACGGCGACGTCGTCGTCATCCGCTACGAGGGCCCCAAGGGCGGCCCCGGTATGCAGGAGATGCTCTACCCGACGTCGTTCCTCAAGGGCCGGGGCCTGGGCAAGACCTGCGCCCTGATCACCGACGGACGCTTCTCCGGCGGCACCTCGGGCCTGTCCATCGGCCACGCCTCGCCCGAGGCGGCGTCCGGCGGCACGATCGCCCTCGTCCGGGACGGCGACCGCGTCCGCATCGACATCCCGAACCGCAGCATCGAGCTGCTGGTCTCCGACGAGGAACTGGCCGAGCGCCGCGAGGCACTCAAGGGCGTGTACGCCCCGGTCGCCCGCGAACGCAAGGTCTCGGCCGCCCTGCGCGCGTACGCCGCGATGGCGACCAGCGCGGACCGCGGCGCGGTCCGGGACGTCTCGCTGCTCGGCTAG